The genomic interval CGTTCCACCTGTTCTACGACCGCTGCCGGGTGCTCGACGCGGCGGACGTGCCTCGATCCCGAGCTCGCCTGGCGCTGTCGCATGCCGCTCAGACTGTGCTCGCCAATGGGCTCGGGCTCCTGGGAGTGCGCGCTCCGGAGCGCATGTGATGCGAATCCGACGCTCCGTGCGTCAGCGAGGGCGAGACCGAACGCCGCGACTCGTCTACGCGAACGATGCGGGAGAGGTGTTCGACCATCCTCATCTCGAGCTCACCGTGCGGTCCGGCGACACGATCCAGCGCTGCGACCTGGGCGACCTGATCCCGCTGCCCAGGAACAGCCGCCTCTTCACGATGCCGAAGCGCGCCGCGGTCGGTTGGGACGCGCGCTCCGGGGGGTTCATCGGCTGCGATCTGGGAGACGCCGTCGCCGCGTTTCCGCCGCCGGGCTACACGCGCACGGTCTTACCGGCAGCGAAGCGTCGTGAAGGAGCCGAGGTGCTCCCTCTATGGGCGTACTCCGCCGTCGCCTGGATGGACGATCAGTTCTGGATCGCCGCGATTCAGGTCGATGACAACCCGCGCTGGAACCCCGACAACTACGACGACAACGACCTCACACCCGCTGTCGAGGCGCGTCTCGCCGAGTTCCCCGAGAACAGCGTGTGGGATCAGCTTGCGCGATGCGCCATCGACTACCACTGCTTTGCGGCGAAGAACGCGTTCCTCGGCAGGTGGGAGCTCCCGATGCCCGTGTCGCCAGCCTGCAACGCGAGTTGCGTCGGATGCATCTCGCTCCAGCCCGAAGGGTCATGCGAGGCATCTCACGAGCGAGTGCTGGCGGTTCCCTCGGTCGACGACATCGTCGAGGTCGCCGTGCCGCATCTTGAGTCCGCCGAGCTGCCCATCGTCAGCTTCGGTCAAGGATGCGAGGGCGACCCCATCCTCCAGGCTCCGATCATCGAGCGGGCGATCCGGCGCATCCGCGACAGGATCCAACGCGGCACGATCAACATGAACACGAACGCCAGCAAGCCTCGCGCCATCGAACGCCTTGTCAACGCCGGGCTCGACAGCCTGCGCGTCAGCCTCAACTCCGCCGTGCCTTCGACCTACTCGTCGTACTACCGCCCACGTGGCTACTCGTTCGACGACGTCCGCGAATCCGCCCGAATCGCCAAGGAGCTGGGAGCCTACGTCTCGCTGAACTACCTGTCGTTTCCGGGCGTCAACGACCGCCCCAGCGAGCTCGACGCGCTACTTCGCTTCGTCGAGGAGGCGCGTATCGACCTCATCCAGATGCGGAACCTGAGCATTGATCCAGACGAATACTGGCAGGCGCTGTCGCTGCCACCCGAACCGGGCATTGGCGTCCGCGCATGGATGCAGCGCGTTCGAGAAGCGCACCCGCACATCGAGTTCGGCTACTTCAACCGGCCCGTCCGCTCGACATTGGAGCCTCATCATGTCGTTTGATCGCCGTGGGATCGTCCTCGCGCCGGTCGATCTTCAGGGTATGGTCGATACGTGGCTGGAATGGCTCTCGGAAGCCGAGCTCAACGTCTTGGGTCTGCACAGCGATGTGGAAGGGCTCAAGGCGTTCATCGCCTCGGATGAAGGCAAGCGGTGTCTGTCTGGCGCGGAATCGCGGGGCATCGTCGTCGAATACGAGATTCACGCGATGGCGTGGCTCCTGCCCAGAGGATTGCACGCCGATCGCCAGGCGTGGTTCCGTATGGACGACAACGGCGAGCGCGTGCCGGATGCGAACCTCTGCACGGCGAGCCCGGACGCACTGGCGCGCATCGCCGAGCGGGCGGTCGAGGTCGCAAAAGCCCTCCAGCCGGTCACCGACCGATACTACCTCTGGGCAGACGACGCTCAGCCCTGG from Candidatus Poribacteria bacterium carries:
- a CDS encoding radical SAM protein, which translates into the protein MRIRRSVRQRGRDRTPRLVYANDAGEVFDHPHLELTVRSGDTIQRCDLGDLIPLPRNSRLFTMPKRAAVGWDARSGGFIGCDLGDAVAAFPPPGYTRTVLPAAKRREGAEVLPLWAYSAVAWMDDQFWIAAIQVDDNPRWNPDNYDDNDLTPAVEARLAEFPENSVWDQLARCAIDYHCFAAKNAFLGRWELPMPVSPACNASCVGCISLQPEGSCEASHERVLAVPSVDDIVEVAVPHLESAELPIVSFGQGCEGDPILQAPIIERAIRRIRDRIQRGTINMNTNASKPRAIERLVNAGLDSLRVSLNSAVPSTYSSYYRPRGYSFDDVRESARIAKELGAYVSLNYLSFPGVNDRPSELDALLRFVEEARIDLIQMRNLSIDPDEYWQALSLPPEPGIGVRAWMQRVREAHPHIEFGYFNRPVRSTLEPHHVV